Within Chloracidobacterium sp., the genomic segment CGTGATCTCGGCTCCGGGCACATCCGGCAGTGTGGTCGGCTATACACCACACTTTGCACCGATGGAGCAAATACGTGGTACCGGAACCAATCCGCGAAGCGATATATATTCGCTATCGGCGACGTTGTATCAATTGATGACAAATGTTGTCCCGGCGGACGCTTTGTCGAGAGCCGATGTGATGCTCAATGGTATGGATGACCCGATCGAGACACTCACTGAGCTGAATCCCGAGATCTCACCGGCGGTCTCTGCCGTGATCCTCAAAGGACTCGAGGTCAGTCAGGAAAAGCGGTATGCCACGGCCGGAGAAATGCAAAAAGCTCTCCGCTCAGCGTATGCCCAAGTCCAAACTGCGATGGCCGCCGACACTGTTGTTATCAACGCAAACGATTTTGGCAACGACGTGCATATGACGTCGCCGCCGCAAAATATTAACGCACCAACGGCTCCGTCGAAGATGGATACAGGTACGGATTCGCAGGCCTTTGTGAGTCCGACCGCCACGCCACCGGAGGTTATCGAACCGGTTGCTGTATTGCCTCCACTCGACGCGACGATCCAGATGGATCGTCCCAACGGGGCCGATGAGATACGACAGGCTGATGTAAAGACGGAAGTGTTTCTCGGTGCGGATTCACCGATCGCCGCAGCAATTCCGCCGTCACCATTGGCGGATCCACCTGTCACACACTCGAGTCCGCCGCAGTCGGAAGTGTACGAGCCTGCGGCGACGGCCGCTTTCATTGATGTAAGTACGGCAACTTCGGGAAATGAGCCCTCAACGCCGGAGTTCTTTGAACCTGTCGCACCGGTTGCGGTAGTTGACGAGCCAAAACCGGCCAATGCCGCGGCAGTGCCGGCAACACCTGCGGCCGTCGCGAAGACCGCGAAGCCGAAAAAGCGTTCGAAAGCCGGCCTCGTAGTTGGCGGGCTGATCGGATTGGTGCTTTTGGGTGCGATCGCTGCAGGTGCGGCCTGGTTCATTTACAATAATTTTATCGGACCGGGAACGGTCGCGCCGACGCCGATGCCAACACCATCGGCAAGTGTAACGCCCGAGGCAACGCCGTCAGTTACGCCTGAGCCGAGTCCGACGTCATCAGCGGTGGACAATACGAATACAGATTTCGGTTCGAATGTCGGGGTTGAACCGACGCCCGAACCGACTACGGAACCAACAAATGGTTCGACGACGACCACAAGGCCGACACCGCGCACTGTTCCGGCAAAGAATCCGCCAACCGGGCCGGCCAGAACCCCGTCTACCAAACCGCCGGTGACGCCAAAGGGCAAGCCAAATAACGACCGAACGGTCATCGACCAATAAGTCGAGTAGAGCGATATTATGAGCAAAAAGTTAATTTCGATCTTTAGTTGTTTTATTTTGTTGACGGTAATTACGCTTATCGGGCAGACCATCGCCAGCGCCCAGACCAAAAAGGAACGCCAACAGGCGATCCAGTTGGTAAATCAGGCAGATAGATACTTTAATCAAAAGGACTATCGCTCGGCGGCCGATACCTACGGGCAATCGATCCGTTTAGTGCCGAATAACGGATATGCTCATTTCTGGAAGGGGTATGCTCACTACAATCTTAAGGAAAATGATGCCGCACTCAGCGAATTTGCGATCGCGTTGACCCAGGGTTTCAAGCCGCTTCAGATCTATACCGTTCGTTGGTATGTCTACTACGACCAAAAGGACTATGACGCGTCGATCGCTGATGTTCAGCGTGGATTGGCACTTGATCCTAAAAATATAATGTTCCTCAAAGCTCTTGGCGAATTACGGTTGGCCAAAAATGAGTTTGGAGAGGCACTAAAGGCATACCAACAGGCGTTGCTAGTTGCACCAAAGGACGGTGATCTCTACTACAGCATCGCACGAGTTCAATACGGACTTGGCAATACTGGA encodes:
- a CDS encoding protein kinase; its protein translation is MKPLAPNTMIQNRYLVVHLIGKGGMGEVYLAVDQRLGSAIALKRTSFADDAGLAAAFEREAKILARLRHPVLPKVSDHFTDNGEQYLVMEHISGDDLSQRLETANKKFPLSWVMFWADQLLDALSYLHSHEPPIIHRDIKPQNLKLTDENHIVLLDFGLSKDTANKSVISAPGTSGSVVGYTPHFAPMEQIRGTGTNPRSDIYSLSATLYQLMTNVVPADALSRADVMLNGMDDPIETLTELNPEISPAVSAVILKGLEVSQEKRYATAGEMQKALRSAYAQVQTAMAADTVVINANDFGNDVHMTSPPQNINAPTAPSKMDTGTDSQAFVSPTATPPEVIEPVAVLPPLDATIQMDRPNGADEIRQADVKTEVFLGADSPIAAAIPPSPLADPPVTHSSPPQSEVYEPAATAAFIDVSTATSGNEPSTPEFFEPVAPVAVVDEPKPANAAAVPATPAAVAKTAKPKKRSKAGLVVGGLIGLVLLGAIAAGAAWFIYNNFIGPGTVAPTPMPTPSASVTPEATPSVTPEPSPTSSAVDNTNTDFGSNVGVEPTPEPTTEPTNGSTTTTRPTPRTVPAKNPPTGPARTPSTKPPVTPKGKPNNDRTVIDQ